One stretch of Cygnus olor isolate bCygOlo1 chromosome 1, bCygOlo1.pri.v2, whole genome shotgun sequence DNA includes these proteins:
- the FGF6 gene encoding fibroblast growth factor 6, which produces MTTAQRLLITMFSKASIHRTLSAFILLFFLAGIASTYPVVSRTNGTLLERGWQSLLSRSIAGMSGEKSDVNWESDYLLGIKRQRRLYCNVGIGFHLQILPDGRISGVHNENQYSLFEISTVERGVVSLFGVKSALFIAMNNKGKLYGTAVFQDECKFKETLLPNNYNAYESNAYHGAYIALSKHGRVKRGNKVSPAMTVTHFLPRI; this is translated from the exons ATGACCACTGCACAAAGACTTCTCATCACTATGTTCTCCAAAGCCAGCATTCATCGGACGTTGTCTGCTTTcattctcctgttttttttagCTGGGATTGCTTCAACATATCCAGTTGTAAGCAGAACTAATGGCACATTGCTGGAAAGAGGATGGCAATCTCTGTTGTCCAGGTCCATTGCTGGGATGTCAGGGGAGAAGTCAGATGTGAACTGGGAGAGTGACTATTTGCTAGGAATCAAGAGGCAGCGGAGGCTTTATTGCAACGTGGGCATCGGGTTTCACCTTCAAATCCTCCCAGACGGAAGGATAAGCGGAGTTCACAATGAAAACCAATACA GTCTCTTTGAAATATCCACTGTAGAGAGAGGTGTTGTTAGCCTGTTCGGTGTGAAAAGTGCTCTCTTCATTGCAATGAACAACAAGGGGAAGCTGTATGGAACG GCTGTTTTCCAAGATGAATGCAAATTCAAAGAAACCTTGCTGCCCAATAACTACAATGCATATGAATCAAATGCTTACCACGGTGCTTATATAGCACTCAGCAAACATGGGAGAgtgaagagaggaaataaagtTTCTCCAGCTATGACAGTGACCCACTTTTTACCAAGAATATGA
- the FGF23 gene encoding fibroblast growth factor 23 → MPQTSPYSCLEHMLLVLCSLKATVAFPNSSPLLNRSWGNGDRLMHLYTSSERNSFHLQINADGYIDGVPHQTIYSALMIKSEGAGCVIITGVKSGRYLCMDMKGNIFGSHYFSQEDCVFNHRTLENGYDVYQSPKHNFLVSLGRVKQAFFPGMNLPPYSQFLSRRNEIPLFRFNTPEPHRNTRSADIDPMDPHQILVPQRKVSASGSQLQLQTDFSHMPREPMRINQNDVVNPDDPHAMMDARRYASPRFYTTR, encoded by the exons ATGCCACAGACTAGTCCCTACAGCTGCCTGGAGCACATGCTGCTTGTACTCTGTAGCCTGAAGGCTACAGTCGCCTTTCCCAACTCCTCTCCACTGCTGAATCGCAGCTGGGGGAATGGAGATCGCCTGATGCACCTATATACATCTTCAGAGAGGAACAGCTTCCATCTCCAAATCAATGCTGATGGCTATATTGATGGTGTTCCTCATCAAACCATATACA gTGCCTTAATGATCAAGTCTGAGGGTGCTGGCTGTGTAATAATCACAGGTGTGAAGAGTGGACGCTACCTATGCATGGACATGAAAGGAAACATCTTTGGATCG cactacTTCAGTCAAGAGGACTGTGTGTTCAACCATAGGACACTGGAAAATGGATATGATGTGTACCAATCTCCCAAGCACAACTTTCTGGTTAGCTTAGGCAGAGTTAAACAAGCTTTTTTCCCTGGTATGAATCTACCACCGTACTCCCAGTTTTTGTCCAGGAGAAACGAAATCCCTTTGTTTCGATTCAACACACCTGAGCCCCACAGAAACACTAGAAGTGCAGATATTGATCCAATGGATCCTCACCAGATCCTGGTCCCACAGAGAAAGGTCTCCGCATCAGGATCTCAGCTGCAGCTACAAACAGACTTTTCCCACATGCCCAGGGAACCCATGAGAATCAATCAGAATGATGTGGTCAACCCAGATGACCCACATGCCATGATGGATGCCAGGAGGTACGCAAGTCCTCGCTTTTATACTACAAGATAA